A part of Gambusia affinis linkage group LG21, SWU_Gaff_1.0, whole genome shotgun sequence genomic DNA contains:
- the LOC122824012 gene encoding vascular cell adhesion protein 1-like, whose amino-acid sequence MKVYHSLSENMLTVNMLLSVFFLSDSPEKPRIEPDLKDLKEHQSVTVTCSAFTPCPHSPPELTWNLQQDSLRQTEKNTNGTLTTKIQENITLSDTHDGYNIRCSARYPVIGGNKTAETEVTLSVSYAPKDTSASISPSGLVSAGSWVELSCSSRAKPPPSFTWFRNSEHGDINVSEGKVYSFNVTEGGEYYCVATNDLGQTRSSVIIVTIKGSGLGVYTKIKILGSVMLYGSIIIFQCWFRFSKRDKKDKEEGNVANRVMEVQAS is encoded by the exons ATGAAGGTCTATCACAGTCTGTCTGAGAACATGTTGACAGTCAACATGTTACTGAGTGTCTTCTTTCTTTCAG ATTCTCCAGAGAAACCCAGAATTGAACCTGATCTGAAAGATCTGAAGGAGCATCAGTCTGTCACTGTAACCTGCTCAGCTTTCACTCCCTGTCCACATTCACCTCCTGAACTCACCTGGAATCTCCAACAAGACTCTctcagacaaacagagaaaaacacaaatggaacCTTAACAACTAAAATCCAGGAGAACATCACTCTGTCAGACACACATGATGGATACAACATCAGATGTTCTGCCAGATATCCTGTGATTGGAGGAAACaagacagcagagacagaagtgACTCTCAGTGTTTCCT ATGCTCCTAAAGACACCTCAGcatccatcagtccatcagGTTTGGTGTCAGCAGGTAGCTGGGTGGAGCTGAGCTGCTCCAGCAGAGCCAAACCTCCAcccagcttcacctggttcaggaACAGTGAACATGGAGACATTAATGTGTCTGAGGGGAAAGTTTACAGCTTCAATGTTACTGAGGGAGGAGAGTATTACTGTGTGGCTACAAATGATCTGGGTCAAACCAGATCATCTGTGATCATAGTTACCATTAAAG GTTCTGGACTTGGTGTTTACACTAAAATAAAGATCCTGGGATCAGTAATGCTCTATGGCTCAATCATCATCTTTCAGTG ctggtttaGATTCTCCAAGAGAGACAAAAAG GACAAAGAAGAAGGAAATGTTGCTAACAGAGTAATGGAGGTTCAGGCATCATGA